The Hippoglossus hippoglossus isolate fHipHip1 chromosome 16, fHipHip1.pri, whole genome shotgun sequence genomic sequence AGATAAATGGCCAGatccttttttttcactttctttaacattgtgagactaAACACGCAGCCCTCTGGTTCCTATACTTTCTGACAGATTATAGATGTTTCACTGAATCACTACTGATAGACCATATGAGGTGTGGCCAGATTGTCAGGCTAATCGATTAAACACAAGTTATTTCAGCGGCAGAATCATGTGATTATGGAGATAAATGCATCTACGTCAGTATTTCgacattgtgttttcagtgaagcACGGCACGataagctgcagctcagagggtTTTCCATAACAGTGACCTGGCTCGCATGAAATTTTCATCAGCAGCTCTACAACTTGACCCCTCTGTCTCCAGGGGAATGTGCACATCTCCAGGGAGCACAGTTTGGCCTTTGGACAAAAACTGTTCACTTCAGAGTCTTATCCGGACAGCGTCTATTAGAAATGCAGCAGTATTGTTTGTCATCTTTGCAACAAAAATGATTTTCTCATAAATGTTTCAGTTTCAAATGAAGACTCTCAGAAGAGTCTTTATTTGAAATCTGTAATTACGAACAGTAGATCTTTGAACATTTTCAGACAGACTCGCTCAATGAGTTTGTTTGTTCTGGGCTGTCTGATGACGAAGAAATATAAAAGCTGATTAGACTTTAGAATCcattttatttatgcatttgttttgtggTGTGACTTCTTGATTCTGACATATGAGACGAGCACTGTGACTCAACTCCTCATTGTCATTCATGCACATAGATTAGTGAAATAACGTGGACAGAAATGACCACACTCTCAGTTTATTTCTCCattgtgaaaaataatgaaactcAAATAAGGAAATCAGAGCAAGAAGAGATAGTTTGAGCCTATAGTAATTGTGACAGTCCATCAGGCTGACAATCATAATAACATTTGCACCCAACCCATACTGGGTCAAAATGAATTAGGAAGTAGCACTGACTGGCCTTTGTCATTTAAATTACAGGGATGGGTTGAGAAACGTGCAGGAGAAAATATATCCACATACATATAGATAGGCTATATATTCTTTTCTCTGAGGATTTCTCTGGAGGTGGTCTGATAGGTGGTGACGTGAATGGGCACAGCCCAGCCCCTGCTATAATATGAGGGGGAGAAGTCCAAACGCAGACAGAGTAGAGAGTGGATCAGCGCGGTGGATGTGCAGACGCGTCAGGTGCGCGCCAGGAGAGAAGGACTCCGAGACGCGCGGCGGCACGACGAGAGAACCAAATAGCTTTAGGAGATTTGTTAACTGGTGTGAGGAGTGTGAGGAGTAAGACTAGTTCTTCCCGAGAGCTTGTCATAAAGACAACATGTGCGGGGGCGCTGATGGAGGCGCACCGGACCAGAGACACCTGCTCTGAAAAGTGCGTGCCATGAAGCAGCCTTGGCGCACAGACCTTCCATAGGTCAACCTGCTATCGTTGAAAGTTCATCTAAAAACCAGGGGCACAATGAACGAGTCGTGGAACCTCAGCGTGGCGGAGGAGGACGATGAGAAACTTTTATTCGGCATCGGCACGGATAATTTCATCACGCTGCTGGTGTTCGGGCTCATCTTTACGCTCGGCGTGCTGGGCAACTCCATGGTGATCACCGTGCTGGCGCGCAGCAAACCGGGGAAACCGCGGAGCACCACCAACATCTTCATCCTCAACCTGAGCATCGCGGACCTCTCGTACCTGCTCTTCTGCATCCCCTTCCAGTCCACCATCTACATGATGCCGACCTGGGTCCTGGGCGCGTTCATCTGCAAGTTCATCCACTATTTCTTCACCGTGTCCATGCTGGTGAGCATCTTCACGCTGTCTGCCATGTCCGTGGACCGGTACGTGGCCATCGTGCACTCCAGAAAGTCCTCCTCCATCCGGGTGGCGAGGCACGCGTTGATCGGAGTGGTGGTGATCTGGATACTCTCCCTGGCCATGGCAGCGCCCGTCATGTACTACCAGAACATTTTCCCCAGGGACAATCACACCTTCTGCTGGGAAGAGTGGCCGGGTCTGAACCAGAAGAAAGTCTACGTGGTGTGCACGTTCGTGTTTGGTTATGTGTtgcctctgctgctgatttCCTTCTGTTATGCAAAGGTAAGAACATCTCATCACACAGGGTCACGGGTCATTTTCCAATTGTGGAAATGACTGAactatcaaaaataaatatcttacCTGTATTTTCTAACTTACAGGTTTTGAATCATTTGCACAAAAAACTAAGGAACATGTCCAAAAAGTCAGAGGCATCAAAGAAAAAGGTATGTATTGTTCCAGTCTTTTGGGGGCTGGGGTGTATTCTGACTGTCATCAGTTACAAACACTGAATCAATACTAAATAACAGATGAGAAGACGGTGATGGCGATTTTCTACCTGCTGAATTACTGCTGAATTACATCATATGACTTGAAGTTCCTAGTCTGAGAAAGAAATAAATCcagtaaaacaatatttaaatcacTGAAAATACTTGTACATGTAAAAATGTCCCCATTAAAAGTGACCTTCTGAAGCTATGAATTGAGTTTTAAACCATTATCTGCCCATGGTGATACTGAAATTTGTACTGATTGGTAATGCTAAGGATGGTGAATGGTGTCAGCCTTTATGTAAATCTTAAGAAAGGGCACTTGTAAGTCATATCTTCACTCATATACCCTTTATCTCTCCAGATCAGTGCATTTCATGGCTCACAAAGCATATGACATGGTTGGATTCACAGCAGAGGTCAGTTTTCTTGACCTTTAGAAAGATATATATCACGCTTAACCGTGATATTAACTAGGATTTCAGTACCGTACGTGGTACCAATTCCATCCAATTCAACAGGCATCTGTGAAAAAGACTATTGCCTTCCTCATGGTTCCAAATCTAGTCATACTTAATATTACCTACCAATTACCTACCACACTCAAGTGATTCTCTATGATCTGTTCTTCATTATTCTTGGAGGAGGTAGTTTAGCTTAATTGCTgatatgtctgtctgtcaatcCATTGTTCTTCACGGCTGGTCAGTTTAGCAGCCTTGTGCTATGCAGCCAGGAGTAAATAGTCTGGGTCAGCCGGGAGGGGGGAGGGTTGATGAGAATAAAAATGTGCTTTGATGTACACCTACGTCCAATGATTTATGGCACGGGGCTCGAAACAAACCGTGGAAGGAGATATCATGAAGCTCACACACTCTGATGATTTGCTGTGCAGAGCAGTGATGGAGAACTCACACAGAGGGGACGGGACACTGACAGCTTTGTGAGAAACTGTCGGCAAACACCTCATCAAACCCTGACTGTAATACATATTATACATTTAGACAGGGGAGCAACTCTTTGCCTAGTgtcggctgtggctgagggggaaGGGCAGTCGTCCtccatgccgaagtgtccttgggcaagaagCTCAACCCCTCATAGCCCCTCATAGATGctgaatgcactaattggaagtcgctttggataaaagcatcagctaaatgacatgcaatgtaatgtaatgtaatgtgtcaCAGCAGATGAGACAGTTTGTTGGCacatgttaaatttaaataaggaATCAGCTACTTAAACACTGAGAAACATACACACTGGTGCaatcattttacattaaaagaGGCAACAGTCATTTactatttttaataaaaacccAGGCGTGCTGTTGTGCCCAAATTAGTGTTTTCCTGGCAGGATATCTATTTTGTCCCATGCATGTGTAGATGATAAAAAAGGTCAATTCAGCCTACAGTGACTTATAGAATCAATAGGAAGTGGAATAATGAATGTGCAATGAGAGGCAAATATATCAttttagcttagcacaaagtcCTTCAAAAGTTAGAAGAGAAAATTCATCATTATATAAAAACTACCTCTTTTTCACTTCCTTACATGGTGTGAAATCAATAAACAGGTGCTACCgggcaaacacacatttttgagAGGAGACAAATCTTGTCACCTGTCAAACTGGAGGTCCCACAATTACACAACTCACCCGCTGCTCTCTCCCTAGTCTAACTGAGAGGCTGTACACATAACCTGgctgttgcagtgtgtgtgtcctgtgctcaaaacagcacaacacaatTGTCTTTACCCATTACctgtttagaacaggcactgctcTAGTATTGTACAAAAACTAGGGGTTATGGTTATTTTCACACTATATCATCAGAACGGAAAGAACAGAATAATACACCATTATTCTGACTCAGTCACATGCACCATTTTCAATTGCCTAAATGTATGTAATATGACCCCAATTATGAGAGAGTCCCCTTTTTCCAAAATCTGCTGTTGAGAAATGAGTTTTTGAGGTTAGGAGACACTCATCCTTCTGTTGGGAAAGTTTCCCTGAAGTTATATTAATCCAAGGAGAGAAGAGTCATCTCTGCTAAAgccctttttctcttttcccatGGAAGTGGTCAAAAATCATTTCACAGACAAAATCTTTCTTTTGGATCTCATCATCCCTGACAGCTGTAATTCTTGGCTGCTTGATAGACATTCTCTTTGGTTCATTTCTGCAGCAAGGCTCTCCGGGGATgctataaacatttatttttcgACCCATATATTTTCTTCTACTTATGTGGGGTCAGGTCCTGGCGGCAGAAGGCTAAGCAGGGTATTCCAAAGGTCCTGCTGGGGTATCCAGCGTTGTTCCCAGgccaatctgaaatctcgcctagggctccaacattgccagggccggccctgcTATGGACAAAGTTAATTTTGTCTCTCCTTGTATCCATGATATTCTTTTTGTCACTTCCCAAAGCTTATGACCATAGTAAAAgggtcagctaaatgaaatgtaatgtaatgcaatgtaGTCTAGATTAAAGTCAGAATATAGACAAACTGGTGGATTGAAAGCTCTGTCTTTAAGCTCAGCTCCTTCTTTACCACAGTGGTCAAGTACAACGTCCACCTTACTGCGGACACCGCACCGGTCTTCACAAATTTCTTTCCTTCATGGCAGCATAACATCACAAGAGCTTTGAGACGCTCCTGCAGATTAATGAAACACTTGATTCGCTCATATAAACAAGCTTGAAAACACTTGTTAGCACAGTCACATTAAAGCAATAGAAGACTTGACACACT encodes the following:
- the LOC117777251 gene encoding galanin receptor type 1-like, yielding MNESWNLSVAEEDDEKLLFGIGTDNFITLLVFGLIFTLGVLGNSMVITVLARSKPGKPRSTTNIFILNLSIADLSYLLFCIPFQSTIYMMPTWVLGAFICKFIHYFFTVSMLVSIFTLSAMSVDRYVAIVHSRKSSSIRVARHALIGVVVIWILSLAMAAPVMYYQNIFPRDNHTFCWEEWPGLNQKKVYVVCTFVFGYVLPLLLISFCYAKVLNHLHKKLRNMSKKSEASKKKTAQTVLVVVVVFCLSWLPHHVVHLWAVFGTFPLNQGSFVLRVAAHSLAYSNSSVNPVIYAFLSENFRKAYKQVFKCQIGTSDSPLNDIKEIRSKAETPPSTNCTNV